From a single Corynebacterium kroppenstedtii DSM 44385 genomic region:
- a CDS encoding imidazole glycerol phosphate synthase subunit HisH: protein MAQSTSRPSVAILDYGSGNLRSAERAIERAGAEVTITADPERVLAADGLLVPGVGAFAACMKGLRSVYGPRLIGQRLAGGRPVLGICVGMQVLFDSGVEFADGIHDDAEALRGSDSPDNGDDATSGRRDDVIRDPETGRPLDPTVSSTEISDDGVLSTPGCGEWPGTVERLTAQVLPHMGWNTLDIPEGSRMFVGVAPDDRVYFVHSYAAQHWDMASDDHVAPAKVTWSTHENCRFIAAVENGPLWATQFHPEKSGSVGAVILRNWVETL from the coding sequence ATGGCGCAGAGCACGTCACGTCCTTCAGTGGCAATCCTTGATTACGGTTCGGGAAACCTTCGATCCGCCGAACGCGCTATAGAACGTGCAGGGGCCGAGGTTACGATTACCGCTGATCCAGAGCGTGTTCTTGCCGCCGACGGATTGTTAGTTCCTGGAGTCGGCGCATTCGCGGCGTGTATGAAGGGCCTGCGCTCGGTCTATGGGCCACGGTTAATTGGTCAGCGCCTCGCCGGTGGCCGTCCTGTGCTTGGCATCTGCGTGGGTATGCAGGTTCTTTTCGATAGCGGAGTCGAGTTTGCCGACGGTATTCACGACGACGCAGAGGCCCTCCGTGGATCAGATTCCCCAGATAACGGGGACGACGCGACCTCGGGCCGACGTGACGACGTCATCCGTGACCCTGAGACGGGACGACCACTCGACCCGACGGTGTCGTCGACAGAGATATCTGATGATGGGGTGCTGAGTACTCCCGGTTGTGGTGAGTGGCCAGGAACGGTGGAGCGCCTGACAGCGCAAGTGCTGCCTCATATGGGATGGAACACACTCGACATTCCCGAGGGATCTCGAATGTTCGTGGGAGTGGCCCCCGATGATCGGGTGTACTTTGTACACTCCTATGCGGCTCAACACTGGGATATGGCGTCGGATGATCACGTTGCCCCAGCGAAAGTAACCTGGTCTACGCACGAAAACTGTCGTTTTATTGCGGCGGTAGAAAATGGTCCCTTGTGGGCGACTCAGTTCCACCCGGAGAAATCTGGTTCGGTCGGCGCTGTGATTCTCCGCAACTGGGTGGAGACTTTGTAA
- the hisB gene encoding imidazoleglycerol-phosphate dehydratase HisB: protein MSNNNDESLNQQERNSGEFPARRGHCERETKESRITVDINLDGSGITDISTGLPFFDHMLNAVGTHGSFDLTVRAEGDIDVDAHHTVEDTAIVMGEALHEALGDKAGIRRFGSSFIPMDETLAQAVVDVSGRPYCVTRGEPQEMMNTVIGNHYATVINQHFFESLAFHARIALHVRVLYGRDPHHITEAEYKAVARALREAVERDSRVHGVPSTKGAL from the coding sequence ATGAGCAATAACAATGACGAGAGTCTGAACCAGCAAGAAAGAAATAGCGGAGAATTCCCCGCCCGACGAGGCCATTGTGAGCGCGAGACGAAAGAATCGCGAATCACCGTTGACATTAACCTCGACGGCTCTGGCATTACTGACATTTCGACGGGATTGCCATTCTTCGACCACATGCTGAATGCGGTGGGAACGCACGGCAGCTTTGACTTAACGGTTAGAGCAGAGGGCGACATCGATGTTGACGCTCACCACACCGTGGAAGATACGGCCATTGTTATGGGCGAGGCATTACACGAAGCTTTGGGAGACAAAGCCGGTATCCGCCGCTTCGGGTCAAGTTTCATCCCGATGGATGAGACGCTAGCCCAAGCTGTCGTTGATGTGTCGGGACGCCCATATTGCGTCACGCGCGGTGAGCCCCAAGAGATGATGAATACGGTGATCGGTAATCACTATGCAACCGTGATTAACCAGCACTTCTTTGAATCGCTTGCGTTCCACGCGCGTATCGCTTTACACGTCCGCGTTCTATATGGACGCGATCCGCATCACATCACGGAGGCTGAATACAAGGCAGTTGCCCGCGCCCTCCGCGAGGCCGTTGAGCGTGACTCAAGAGTGCATGGTGTTCCATCCACGAAAGGGGCGCTGTAA
- the priA gene encoding bifunctional 1-(5-phosphoribosyl)-5-((5-phosphoribosylamino)methylideneamino)imidazole-4-carboxamide isomerase/phosphoribosylanthranilate isomerase PriA, translating into MALTLLPAVDVSDGQAVRLVQGEAGSETTYGRPLDAAMAWQNAGAEWIHLVDLDAAFGRGTNYELLKDVIERVDVNIELSGGIRDDDSLRRALDTGCRRVNIGTAALEDPEWCRRIIGEYGDRVAIGLDTKLIDGEWRLRGRGWVSDGGNLWEVLERLDSEGVSRLVVTDVGRDGTLEGPNIDLLRDVAMATDAPVVASGGVSTLDDIRQLAACVDEGIDSAIVGKALYAGNFTLEEALAVAQDS; encoded by the coding sequence ATGGCTTTAACGTTATTACCCGCAGTAGATGTGTCCGACGGTCAAGCTGTTCGTCTCGTTCAAGGCGAAGCTGGGAGCGAAACCACGTATGGTCGCCCCCTTGATGCCGCGATGGCGTGGCAGAACGCTGGTGCGGAGTGGATTCACCTTGTGGATTTGGACGCCGCATTCGGTCGCGGTACGAACTACGAACTGCTGAAAGATGTCATCGAGCGGGTGGACGTTAACATCGAATTATCCGGGGGGATCAGGGATGATGATTCACTGCGCAGGGCATTAGATACCGGTTGCCGACGGGTGAATATCGGCACTGCTGCACTGGAAGATCCTGAGTGGTGCCGTCGAATCATCGGGGAGTACGGCGATCGCGTCGCCATCGGTTTGGATACCAAGCTCATCGACGGTGAATGGCGGTTGCGTGGTCGAGGATGGGTTTCCGACGGCGGCAATCTGTGGGAAGTCCTTGAGCGCTTGGATTCGGAGGGGGTATCCCGCCTCGTCGTTACCGATGTCGGGCGCGATGGCACATTAGAAGGCCCCAATATTGACCTTCTTCGCGACGTCGCGATGGCCACAGATGCCCCTGTTGTTGCTTCGGGCGGAGTATCAACTCTCGACGACATTCGCCAGCTTGCGGCCTGCGTGGACGAGGGAATTGATTCAGCCATCGTTGGCAAAGCCCTCTATGCAGGGAACTTTACCCTTGAAGAAGCATTAGCAGTCGCACAAGATTCCTGA
- a CDS encoding histidinol-phosphate transaminase — MREEFRGETAYGAPQLELDVRLNTNENPYPPSPRIVANLVKEVEKVASGLNRYPERDSVILRQELAQYVSGQTGVAVTEDNIWAANGSNEVLQELLQAFGGPGRRALGFTPSYSMHPILAAGTHTEFVECPRQEARGFSIDIDEATAAIKNYRPSVVFITTPNNPTGGTTSLDNIRVLLDAVSDPDVDGIVIVDEAYGEFDDGPSACELLKDYPDRLVVSRTMSKAFDFAGGRLGYFVAAPAFVEAVMLVRLPYHLSALSQAAATVALRYSSDTLASVEKIIRERERVQDSLQKLGFSVVPSKSNFLFFKVIPDESTNSSGEAPANGDASRRELTQAAWQEFLDRGVLIRDVGVDGYLRVTIGLPTENDEFLSAAGQYASEHNGLR, encoded by the coding sequence CTGCGTGAAGAATTCCGCGGGGAAACCGCGTATGGGGCACCTCAATTAGAGCTCGACGTCAGATTAAATACGAATGAGAATCCGTATCCTCCGTCGCCACGAATAGTTGCCAATCTCGTTAAAGAAGTGGAAAAGGTGGCGTCGGGGCTTAACCGCTATCCCGAGCGTGATTCCGTCATCCTGCGCCAGGAGCTCGCACAGTATGTGTCGGGCCAAACCGGTGTAGCTGTAACTGAAGACAACATATGGGCTGCTAATGGGTCCAATGAGGTTCTTCAAGAGCTCTTGCAGGCTTTTGGAGGGCCTGGTCGGCGAGCATTAGGGTTCACTCCGAGTTATTCCATGCACCCTATTCTTGCTGCGGGGACGCACACGGAGTTCGTCGAATGTCCACGACAAGAAGCTCGTGGCTTCTCTATTGATATTGACGAAGCGACTGCGGCTATTAAGAACTACCGTCCGTCGGTTGTCTTTATTACGACGCCGAATAATCCGACTGGCGGTACAACAAGTTTGGATAATATTCGGGTCCTGCTGGATGCTGTTTCTGATCCGGACGTTGATGGCATCGTCATTGTTGATGAGGCTTATGGTGAATTCGATGATGGCCCGAGTGCGTGTGAATTGTTGAAGGATTATCCGGACCGACTCGTCGTATCCCGAACGATGAGTAAGGCATTCGACTTCGCTGGTGGTCGGTTGGGGTATTTTGTCGCTGCTCCAGCTTTTGTCGAAGCTGTTATGTTGGTCCGGCTTCCTTACCACTTATCGGCATTATCGCAGGCTGCTGCGACTGTCGCGCTCCGGTATTCCTCCGATACGTTAGCCTCGGTGGAAAAAATAATTCGCGAACGTGAGCGGGTTCAGGATTCATTGCAGAAACTGGGATTCTCTGTTGTCCCGAGTAAGTCTAATTTCCTTTTCTTTAAAGTCATTCCCGATGAGTCGACGAATTCTTCTGGTGAAGCGCCCGCTAATGGAGATGCGTCACGTCGCGAGCTCACACAAGCAGCGTGGCAGGAGTTCCTTGATCGTGGAGTCCTCATCCGAGATGTAGGGGTCGACGGATATTTGCGGGTGACCATCGGACTTCCAACAGAGAATGATGAGTTCCTTTCCGCGGCTGGCCAGTATGCGAGTGAACACAACGGGTTACGGTGA